From Rhizobium sp. NZLR1, a single genomic window includes:
- a CDS encoding efflux RND transporter permease subunit, whose translation MIPNFCIQRPVATTLLAIGVILAGLAGYQLVPVAALPQVDFPTINVSAQLSGASPQTMATSVATPLIKQFETIPGVSEISASSSLGSSSIVLQFDLNRNIDAAAADVQAAISHATRQLPDNLTTPPSYRKTNPADAPVMLLSVQSNTMPRSKLDEIAEDIISPSLSTLPGVAQVSVYGAQTYAVRVEVDRNKLLTRGIGIDTVNKALAAANSQQPVGTLQNNSQSMTITANTQRTNAEQFRSLVIANPNGAPIHLGDIADVQDSVENQYTGSWYDGQRGIILAIQRQPDANTVDVVDAINAKLPQLHAEIPPSVNTVVMNDAAKPIRDAISDVKFTLLLTIGLVVLVIYLFTGHATATIIPGLAVPLSLISTFGMMYVLGYSIDNISLLGLTLAVGLVVDDAIVMLENILRHVEEGMPVREAAIKGAGEVSYTIISMSVSLIAVFIPILLMGGVVGRVFNEFGMVVAIAIISSAIVSLTVTPMLGSRLSNNHSRPPLIIRIFDAGFERTLNGYDRAVGWCLQHRPTILGVFLGSVALTIYFFMTLPTSFFPQEDIGRLTISTQARQDISYSAMEALQQQAAAAVKANPAVNHVMSTIGGNPNKPQNNGSMFVELKDKKARPPLDQTLRELRTAINKIPGLQAFVTPNQSLRFGGRQTASQYQLVVQALSADQTNLWAGKIQAAMRKDRLFTDVTSDAQNNALQANIVIDTERAAAYGIDNDTLRTTLQESFSGYSAAEIQSTGDSYNVIVEYDTSKPWDDQKLSEIRVASANGSLVPLSNFAHVQRTTGPVTINQTGQLVSTTVSFNLPEGVSLSDATTAVDQIKKDIATPADVFTSYGGTAEIFQQSQGNTPYLILAAVLTIYVVLGVLYESFIHPLTILSGLPAAAFGALLALKIMGFDLSIIALIGLLMLIGIVKKNAIMMIDVAVETMRTTGEKATAAIHEACVRRFRPIMMTTFCALLGALPIALGTGASSELRQPLGIAVVGGLIVSQMLTLFITPVIFVEMDRFGNFLGRLIGGKKVAEPVVQEARAMAAE comes from the coding sequence ATGATCCCCAATTTCTGTATCCAGCGGCCCGTCGCGACGACGCTGCTTGCCATCGGCGTCATTCTGGCTGGCCTTGCCGGTTACCAACTCGTTCCGGTCGCGGCACTTCCACAGGTCGATTTCCCGACAATCAACGTTTCGGCGCAGTTGAGCGGCGCCTCGCCGCAGACGATGGCAACCTCGGTTGCCACGCCGCTGATCAAGCAGTTCGAGACCATTCCCGGGGTCAGCGAAATCAGCGCCTCGAGTTCGCTCGGCAGCAGCAGCATCGTGCTGCAGTTCGATCTCAATCGCAATATCGACGCCGCCGCAGCCGACGTGCAGGCGGCGATCTCGCATGCAACCCGGCAGTTGCCCGACAACTTGACGACACCGCCGAGCTACCGCAAGACCAATCCGGCCGATGCGCCGGTGATGCTGCTTTCGGTGCAGAGCAACACCATGCCGCGCAGCAAGCTCGACGAGATCGCCGAGGACATCATCTCGCCGTCGCTTTCCACACTCCCCGGCGTTGCTCAGGTCAGCGTCTACGGTGCGCAGACCTACGCCGTGCGCGTCGAGGTCGATCGCAACAAGCTTTTGACCCGCGGCATCGGCATCGATACCGTCAACAAGGCGCTAGCTGCGGCCAACAGCCAGCAGCCGGTGGGAACGCTGCAGAACAACTCGCAGAGCATGACCATCACGGCAAACACGCAGCGCACCAACGCCGAACAATTCCGCTCGCTCGTCATTGCCAATCCGAATGGTGCGCCGATCCACCTCGGCGATATCGCCGATGTGCAGGACAGTGTCGAGAACCAGTATACCGGAAGCTGGTATGACGGCCAGCGCGGCATCATTCTCGCCATCCAGCGTCAGCCGGATGCCAACACGGTCGATGTCGTCGATGCGATCAACGCCAAGCTGCCGCAGCTTCACGCCGAAATCCCACCCTCGGTGAACACCGTCGTCATGAACGACGCGGCAAAACCCATTCGCGATGCCATTTCCGACGTGAAGTTCACGCTGCTCTTGACGATCGGCCTCGTCGTTCTCGTCATCTACCTTTTCACCGGCCATGCGACCGCAACGATCATTCCGGGACTTGCGGTTCCGCTGTCGCTGATCTCGACCTTCGGCATGATGTATGTGCTTGGCTACAGCATCGACAACATCTCGCTGCTCGGGCTGACGCTCGCGGTGGGGCTGGTGGTCGACGACGCGATCGTCATGCTCGAAAACATCCTGCGCCATGTCGAAGAAGGCATGCCGGTGCGGGAAGCGGCGATCAAGGGTGCCGGCGAAGTCAGCTACACCATCATTTCCATGTCGGTTTCGCTGATTGCTGTCTTCATCCCGATCCTGCTGATGGGCGGCGTCGTTGGCCGCGTGTTCAACGAATTCGGCATGGTCGTCGCCATCGCCATCATCTCGTCGGCCATCGTCTCGCTGACCGTGACCCCGATGCTCGGCTCGCGTCTGTCCAACAACCACAGCCGCCCACCGCTCATCATCCGCATCTTCGATGCCGGCTTCGAGCGGACGCTCAACGGCTACGACAGGGCGGTTGGCTGGTGCCTTCAGCATCGCCCCACAATCCTCGGGGTTTTCCTCGGCTCGGTGGCGCTGACGATCTACTTCTTCATGACGCTGCCGACGAGCTTCTTCCCGCAGGAAGATATCGGCCGCCTGACGATCAGCACGCAGGCCCGGCAGGACATTTCCTATTCGGCCATGGAAGCGCTGCAGCAGCAGGCGGCAGCCGCCGTCAAGGCGAACCCGGCGGTCAACCACGTGATGTCGACGATCGGCGGCAATCCGAACAAACCGCAGAACAACGGCTCGATGTTCGTCGAACTCAAGGACAAGAAGGCGCGTCCGCCGCTTGACCAGACGCTGCGCGAGCTGCGCACGGCGATCAACAAGATCCCCGGACTGCAGGCCTTCGTGACGCCGAACCAGAGCCTGCGCTTCGGCGGCCGCCAGACCGCCAGCCAGTATCAGCTGGTGGTGCAGGCGCTGAGTGCCGATCAGACCAACCTCTGGGCCGGCAAGATCCAGGCGGCGATGCGCAAGGACCGCCTGTTCACCGACGTGACTTCGGACGCCCAGAACAACGCCCTGCAGGCCAACATCGTCATCGATACCGAGCGGGCGGCCGCCTATGGGATTGACAACGACACGCTGCGCACGACGCTGCAGGAATCCTTCAGCGGCTATTCAGCTGCGGAAATCCAGTCGACCGGCGATAGCTACAATGTCATCGTCGAATACGACACCAGCAAACCCTGGGACGACCAGAAGCTGTCGGAAATTCGTGTCGCCTCCGCCAATGGCAGCCTGGTGCCGCTGTCGAACTTCGCCCATGTGCAACGCACCACCGGCCCGGTCACCATCAACCAGACGGGGCAGCTGGTCTCGACCACTGTTTCCTTCAACCTGCCGGAAGGCGTCTCGCTCAGCGATGCGACGACGGCGGTCGACCAGATCAAGAAGGACATCGCCACACCGGCGGACGTCTTCACCTCCTATGGCGGTACGGCGGAGATTTTCCAGCAGTCGCAGGGCAATACGCCCTATTTGATCCTGGCGGCGGTGCTGACCATCTATGTCGTGCTTGGCGTGCTCTATGAGAGCTTCATCCATCCGCTCACCATCCTCTCCGGCCTGCCGGCCGCGGCCTTCGGCGCGCTGCTGGCGCTGAAGATCATGGGCTTCGATCTGTCGATCATCGCGCTTATCGGCCTGTTGATGCTGATCGGCATCGTCAAGAAAAACGCGATCATGATGATCGACGTGGCGGTGGAGACCATGCGCACGACGGGCGAAAAGGCGACGGCGGCGATCCACGAGGCCTGCGTGCGACGCTTCCGGCCGATCATGATGACGACTTTTTGCGCCTTGCTCGGCGCCCTGCCGATCGCGCTCGGCACCGGCGCAAGCTCGGAACTGCGCCAACCGCTCGGCATCGCCGTCGTCGGCGGCCTGATCGTCTCGCAGATGCTGACACTGTTCATCACCCCGGTC